Proteins encoded within one genomic window of Amycolatopsis sp. 2-15:
- a CDS encoding PH domain-containing protein has protein sequence MLLIRPVLDLVRSLPVLVGALLLGSGNSWQWIGLAFTALTIATGISHCLTSRYRITATQVEWHTGLLLRKQRAVPRDRIRTVDVVSEPKHRLFSLAAVRIGTGRHSHGKGPGKDALVLDAVTREEAQRLRTLLLHRKAVTADVVAPPEQLVAAVDRKWLRYAPFTLSGIAVVGAMLGTVYHFAHELNLDPVRYGPLRELADRVTEEPVWLTVVAAAIGLLLLVSVLSVGGYVLSFWNFRLTREPGGTLHIRRGLITTRSVSIEEDRLRGVELKEPLPLRMVGGAKCVAVAAGLREGKGADKGGGLLLPPAPLGRAQEVAGEVLGEDVAGAALVRHPREALNRRMTRALMSVLVPAAALFLLAWAGALPDWPWQLVLVLVPFAVLVGWDRYRTLGHALAGRYLVTRSGSLARTTVAVRRDGLTGIVVERSWFQRRAGLVTVVAPIAAGRGRYHVVDVGESAGLALADATAPGLLTPFLVSGKRAE, from the coding sequence ATGCTGCTGATCCGGCCGGTGCTCGACCTCGTCCGGTCGCTGCCCGTGCTCGTCGGCGCGCTCCTGCTGGGCTCGGGCAACAGCTGGCAGTGGATCGGGCTCGCCTTCACGGCGCTGACGATCGCCACCGGCATCTCGCACTGCCTCACCTCGCGCTACCGCATCACCGCGACTCAGGTGGAATGGCACACCGGGCTGTTGCTGCGCAAGCAGCGGGCCGTGCCGCGCGACCGGATCCGCACCGTCGACGTGGTGTCGGAGCCGAAGCACCGGCTGTTCTCCCTGGCCGCGGTGCGGATCGGCACCGGGCGGCACTCGCACGGGAAGGGGCCCGGCAAGGACGCGCTGGTGCTCGACGCAGTCACCCGCGAGGAAGCGCAACGCCTGCGGACCCTGCTGCTGCACCGGAAAGCGGTGACGGCCGACGTCGTGGCGCCGCCGGAGCAGCTGGTGGCGGCCGTGGACCGGAAGTGGCTGCGGTACGCGCCGTTCACGCTGTCCGGCATCGCGGTGGTGGGCGCGATGCTCGGCACCGTCTACCACTTCGCGCACGAGCTGAACCTCGACCCGGTGCGCTACGGGCCGTTGCGCGAGCTCGCCGATCGCGTGACGGAGGAACCCGTGTGGCTCACGGTGGTCGCGGCGGCGATCGGCCTGCTGCTGCTCGTGTCGGTGCTTTCGGTGGGCGGCTACGTGCTGTCGTTCTGGAACTTCCGCCTCACGCGCGAGCCCGGCGGCACGCTGCACATCCGGCGCGGGCTCATCACCACGCGGTCGGTGTCGATCGAGGAAGACCGGCTGCGCGGGGTCGAGCTGAAGGAACCGTTGCCGCTGCGGATGGTCGGCGGCGCGAAGTGCGTGGCGGTGGCCGCCGGCCTGCGCGAAGGCAAGGGCGCCGACAAGGGTGGCGGACTGCTGCTGCCGCCCGCGCCGCTCGGGCGCGCGCAGGAGGTGGCGGGCGAGGTGCTGGGCGAGGACGTCGCGGGCGCGGCGCTCGTGCGGCACCCGCGAGAGGCGCTGAACCGGCGGATGACGCGGGCGCTGATGAGCGTGCTGGTGCCGGCGGCCGCGCTGTTCCTGCTGGCGTGGGCCGGCGCGTTGCCGGACTGGCCGTGGCAGCTCGTGCTGGTGCTGGTGCCGTTCGCGGTGCTGGTGGGCTGGGACCGTTACCGCACGCTGGGCCACGCACTGGCCGGCCGCTACCTCGTCACGCGCTCGGGTTCGCTGGCGCGCACGACGGTCGCGGTGCGGCGCGACGGGCTGACCGGGATCGTCGTCGAACGCTCGTGGTTCCAGCGGCGCGCCGGCCTCGTCACGGTGGTCGCGCCGATCGCGGCGGGGCGCGGCCGCTACCACGTGGTGGACGTCGGGGAAAGCGCCGGACTCGCGCTGGCCGATGCGACGGCGCCGGGGTTGCTCACGCCGTTCCTGGTCTCCGGGAAACGGGCTGAATAG
- a CDS encoding GNAT family N-acetyltransferase, translating into MIRLATAADLPLLGELERTAGEPFRDLGMAAVADDEPFSVAELLPYQAEGRCWVVDSSGAVAAYLVVDVVDGNGHVEQVSVLPSFARRGLGRELIETAASWATGRGLPALTMTTFRDVPWNAPYYARLGFRELPVASWGPSLRAIREHDAALGLDRWPRLAMIR; encoded by the coding sequence ATGATCCGGCTCGCCACTGCTGCCGACCTGCCGCTGCTGGGCGAGCTCGAACGCACGGCCGGGGAGCCGTTCCGCGATCTGGGGATGGCGGCCGTCGCGGATGACGAACCGTTTTCTGTCGCGGAGCTGCTGCCGTACCAGGCCGAGGGGCGGTGCTGGGTGGTGGATTCGTCGGGTGCCGTGGCCGCGTACCTGGTGGTGGACGTCGTGGACGGCAATGGTCACGTCGAGCAAGTGTCGGTGCTGCCGTCCTTCGCGCGCCGGGGGCTGGGTCGCGAGCTGATCGAGACAGCGGCTTCGTGGGCGACTGGTCGCGGTCTGCCGGCACTGACGATGACGACCTTCCGTGACGTGCCGTGGAACGCTCCCTACTACGCGCGGCTGGGCTTCCGGGAGCTTCCCGTGGCGTCGTGGGGCCCTTCGCTGCGCGCCATCCGCGAGCACGATGCGGCGCTCGGACTGGACCGCTGGCCGCGTCTCGCGATGATCCGCTGA
- a CDS encoding IclR family transcriptional regulator: protein MLLAFSEHRWEASVAELAEVIGSPVATTYRYVQLLKELQLLEEARSGRYHVTSQVMPLARAARLANDVARIARPTMEEASRELGETILLFQHFGDLAVCTDRVECDRAMRFTFQPGHSIPLGAGATGKMLLALLPDGEREQRVAEIAREQGIEVREELKLALANRYAQSWGEIEDGVWACSVPVETGRTRPSVLSLVGPAARIGDAARAEAISALQVYAERIQKAVSSYSG, encoded by the coding sequence GTGCTGCTCGCGTTCTCCGAGCACCGGTGGGAAGCGAGCGTCGCGGAGCTGGCCGAGGTGATCGGCAGCCCGGTGGCCACGACTTATCGCTACGTGCAGCTGCTGAAGGAACTGCAGCTGCTCGAGGAGGCCCGCTCGGGCCGCTACCACGTGACCAGCCAGGTGATGCCGCTCGCGCGCGCCGCACGGCTGGCCAACGACGTCGCCCGCATCGCCCGCCCGACCATGGAGGAGGCGTCGCGCGAGCTCGGCGAGACGATCCTGCTGTTCCAGCATTTCGGTGACCTCGCCGTGTGCACCGATCGGGTCGAATGCGACCGTGCCATGCGGTTCACGTTCCAGCCCGGGCACTCGATCCCACTCGGCGCGGGCGCGACCGGCAAGATGCTGCTCGCCCTGCTGCCCGACGGCGAACGCGAGCAGCGCGTCGCGGAGATCGCGCGCGAACAGGGGATCGAGGTGCGCGAGGAGCTGAAGCTCGCCCTGGCGAACCGCTACGCGCAGAGCTGGGGCGAGATCGAAGACGGCGTGTGGGCGTGTTCGGTGCCGGTGGAAACGGGGCGGACGCGGCCGAGTGTGCTCTCGCTCGTCGGGCCCGCCGCGCGCATCGGCGACGCCGCGCGGGCCGAGGCGATCAGCGCGTTGCAGGTGTATGCCGAGCGCATCCAGAAAGCAGTTTCGTCGTATTCGGGGTAA